The genomic DNA GGGTGAAGATCAGGGTGCCATTGCCTTCGAGCTTGCTAGTTGGTAAAGGGCTATCGGAGGAAAGTGAATAGGTAATGCGATCGCCGTCGCTGTCGGTGGCCGATAATGGGATGGATAAGCGCTCTCCGATTTTGACGTTCAATGGTGCTACAGGGTCGAAATTGGGAGCTGAGTTGGCGGCACTGGATAAGACGGTGGTAGTGAGAGGGAACCTCACGAAGTTAGGATTACTGAACGCGATCTCTACTGGGGCTGAACTTGCTTGACTCTGCAAACCTCCCGCTGGAATGGCGTTGCGGAGGTTAATATAGGGAGAACCGGCGGGATTGGTGCCAGAAGGATTTTGCAGTTGGACATCGGCCGGTAAATTGGGGAAGGACACAGCGACGTTTCGACCAACGGGCGATCCACTGTTGCGGACTTGTAGCAGGGCTTTGTACTCGCCGGTGGCAGAGTCGAAGCGCACAGCACTGAAGTTGGCTTCCAGTTCGGAAGAAGGGTTGAGACTGCTGGTGTCGATCGCGGGCCCGATGGGAACGCTTGATAGTTGTACCGGGAAGCTCGGTAAGGCAGAGCCTTCAGGATCGACAGAGTTAGTTAAGTTTTTAACTTCAATTTGGGTGCCGGTGTCGCTATCGCTATTGATTAGCTTGAAAACGAGCATTCCGCTGGTTTCTGATTCGATGTCGCTCAGGTCAATTTCTACGGTTTTCCCGCTGTAGCGCACTCTTCCAGGGATGAACTCGGCGACATCGCCAGAAGCAGAAAACAGTGCTGTTCCAGGTTTACCACCATCCAGAAGTGTTTGGTTGGGATTGGTCGCTGAGACTAGGTAAACCTGGAATAAATCTTCGATTGCTGGCTGGGTGTCGGTGGTGTCAAACTTGGCTGTCAGGTCAAATTTAAGCGTCCGCGACCCGGATGCTTGACCCAGTGTTACGGGCATAGTTGCTTGTACTAAGGAACTATCTCGTTCGCCCAGGAGCACGGTATCTGCTGAAGTCGCTCCCCAGCCTGTGGTGCCGACTCCACCCACAAAGAAGTTATCTGTGACTTGGAAATTGATTGACTGTTCTGTTTGGTTTCCGGCACTGTCAATGCTGGTGATGACAACTGAGCGATTTCCCAAACTTAGCCCAGAGTCTGACAAGGCAGTATCGAACTCTGGGTTGGTTTCCAGCAGTTTGGGTGTTCCAGCATCGAGTTTGTATTGGGCAAGATCGATCCCCACCCCCGCATCCATTGTGCTGCCAGTCAGCCGTGCTGTACTGCTGTGCATTCCTCCAGCAATAGGTGTATTGATGGAAAGGGAGGGTACGGTGGTGTCGAGGGTAAAGGGGACGTTGAAGATGTCAGCACTGTTGTCTTTGGTGTCGGTGGCTGTAAGGTGCAGTACATGGTCGCCGTCACTCAAGGGATTGGCGTTAATTTCTTCTAATTGAGTCCGGTCAAATGAGAAGCCACCGCTGCTGTCGAGGCTGGCGGAGAGTTCGGCGAACTCTGACGACGGGGTGTCGTCAAAGCCGGCGCGGAAGCTGGCTATAGGACTGGTGTCGCTGATGGTTCCGGCTATTGTGGGGTCGTTTGTGATGTTGTCGGTGAGATCGCTGCCTGTATCGTTGGCAAGTTCTGCCACAATCAATGGTGGTGTGGTGTCCAATTCTACTGTGACGTTAAAGGTGGTGGTGGTAACGTTACCGGCTGCGTCTTTTGCCGTGACTCTTAGCGTGTGGGTTCCGTCACTGATGTCAGTGAAATTCAGCGCTGTGTCGAAGCTGCTACTGCTTACGGTGACAGGAATTTCGGTGGCATTGTCGAAGCGGTAAGTTAAGGAAGTGAGTGTGGTTCCCGTGCCAGAGGCAGTGCCACTCAAACGAGTTGTTGGTGTCAGTGGTGCATCTGAGAGGGGTGTGGAGATATTGAGTTGGGGCAGCACTGTATCGATTGTAACTTGCAGGGGCGCTGAAGTCGCGAGCGGTATCCCCAAGAACATCGCGGTAGCAGTGAAGGTGTGAGGGCCATCGGTGATGGGAGTTGCAGTAACTTGCTTGGGCTTAGTGAGGCTGGTTTGTCCGACTAGCTGTCCATCGCTGTACAGTCGTATTCGCAAACCTGTTAGGGTGTCCACCGCGAAGGTAGGAGTGTTATCGCTGGTGATGTTGTCGGTGCTGCTGATTCCCGTGTCGCTGCCAGCTCGCAAGTCCACCGTTACAGGTATGGGTAGGGTCAAGCTGCTGTTTTTCTGGTCGCTGACTGTTGGGGCTACTGATGGGGTATCTACAATGGTATCTAAGAATACTGGAAAACTTGCTGCATCTCGTGTGGAACCGCTGCCAGTTTGAGGTAGAGCCGTCAAATTACTAAATAAATTATGCGTGAAAATTCCCGCTTCCGCTCCTCCAAAACTAGGAATTTTCTCCAACAATTCTGTGGATAATTTGAGTAATTCTTCAAGACTTTCCATGTAGCACCCTGACTCAATTTCTGATTGATGTTGCAACGCAGCTCATTGGTTAAGGCAGCCAAGGAAAACTTTTTGAAAGTTACTTCGTTGGTTTATTCCTAAATTGATGAGTAAGTAGCATCATCATTTTTTCACCTTCAGAGTATATACAGACCTCTACCATATTTTTATTAATTAAATTGAAGATATCTTTAAGTTAAGTTAACTTTTTATAAAAATCCTAAATTCCTCAGCTTATGAGGCCCAACGATATTCTATTGACTCACTTGGAATCTGGTGCGCTCGCTGCGAAGGACGGATCTTGCCTGAAGTCCAGGCGATCGCCTCTCGCCTCTAAAAACGAGGATGCCATGTATGGTTTTGTTTTAGCCGATGCCTTAAAGAACTACCTGCACCAATTCGCTTGCACTGCAATGTCACGACACGAGGTTTGATTTTAGAGGTTCCGACCCCACTGCACGAACTGGTTTGCAGTACAATGTGGTCAAGGAGTACCCAGTGTCGTCATGAGTACCAACTGGCTTGCTCCTGGCTTCAAGAGCGACTGGCAGGAGCACAGTTCTATCAAAGTCCAAACTGCCCCATCAAACTTTCTTGCCTTGGCTTCCAGAGTGAGCGTGAGTGCAAGTCCTGCGCGATACCCAGCTTTTATAATAATCCCAATTAGCCCTTGGCTGTTGTCGTGTGCGATCGCTAACTCCAACTTCCAACAGTTCTCATCGTAGTCTAGCAAAAACCCCTAATTTGCTCATAGTGCTCATTTTTACCCCCTATAACGTCTATTTGACATGGCTTGCTATGCGACTAGCACTCTAACTACGAGGATTTAAGAGGTGTCCGAGTACAAAAAATCAATGTTAAAGCCGCGAAAGTTTATTTAACTTAATTAAAATTTGTGAAAATTGGAGGAAAATTTAGGATTTTTGAGGGACAAGTAGGAGATATTAGGAAATAAAAGGGAATAATAGGAAATATAAAGGTTAAAATATAAAGCTTTTTGTAGCCCTCAGTAACAATTGTGGTGTTGTTTCTTCTCACAAAAAGTTGCTCTCCTGCGTGAAGGATGCAACTTACGGTTATTGCTGGCAGGCATTACTTCTTAGAAGAACCTGACCTTTGTAGTAGTCGTAACATCAGTGGGATTAGTACCTGAATCTAACCCAACTGATTCAATTACGGCTATCTCGTCAGTTATCCCGACTGAAACTTTTGACACCACAGAGGCTCCGGCGCTCGAATCTGCGCCCAAGAAAAAGTCTCGTCGCGTCGGTCAACGCCAACCGCAACGCGATCCGGTTGGTTCTTAATAGCTGCCATAGCGATTGCTTTGTGGCAGTTCTGTACTCGAATATGGTTTGTCAAGTATATCTTGACCTCTGATCTTTTCCAGCATAAAGTGACCACCTCGGCCACTTTATACCGGAAGTCACAGGTTTTCCCTTGCGTATTTCCCAGCTTGTGTGTGCAAGGTACAAAATCGCGCTACTTAGGCATCAGCATTACATATCTTTACAACATATGGGTTGTAAGAACTTGTTTTTAAGCAACTAATTATTTTCATCCTCTCTTGAAAATCTGTGTTCTTGAGTCTCTTGAGACTTATGTAGATTTTGAATTCCAACTGCCAGTTGTAATGAAAAGTCAAGAGATTTTGTTCCTGAGTCAAATGGTTCATTCACCCCAAGATTTCGGAACCAAAAAAGTTTTGCCAATTGAGTAAGCTTTTCCGGTGGAGTCATGTCAGATCTCTTTGGCCATTGTGCTGTTGAATGACAGCTAAGGCAGGAAGAAAGAGGATTATCTACAGGCCCATTACCTCGCCCAGCCCATCCTAAAGTTTTAGGAGCATTAATTCCTACAGGTGGATTAGATCGGTATTTTACTACTGGGGCTTCTGAGTCAACCCATGACTCTTTAGGAGTCTGCCCCGCCTCATACATTGATTGAGTTAAGTTTGGATCGTTACCCCACATCAAAGTAAGTGGACGAACCCGTTTCCAAGGTGAATCAGCTTGTATGCTCGAATCATATTGAAAAGTTCCGAATATCCAGCCTCCAGATAGCGACCTTTTATCACGTACTGCAATATCAATTTGCAACAATCTAACTTTGGTGGCTCGGATCGTATCAACATCTTTGCTGCGATCGATATCTGCAACCCACTCAGGTGCGCCATCAAGATAAGGAACTTCCGAAATAGGTGCTGTGGTAAATAGAAGTTTGTAAGAAACAGTGCCTTCTGGAAAATTTGCTTTGTCGGGATTGGGTTGGTTAGGATTTGCCCATACTTGTCCTAGAGTAAATCCTCCAGCTTCGTTGTAAAAACCAACGGCATAATTTCTATATTTTTGTGTTTGGGTTGCAGATAACTCAAAGGGACGTGAACTACGTTCAAGTGTCAAACCATGAACAAACTCACGCGCACGCTTACCCTCTTTATCCTCTTCCCAGTGAAGCCAAGGAGCATGAAACCATTTGCGAGTAGGGTTATTTTGAACTACAAAATCATTTTCCAAATTACCCTCGTATGAATAATTTAGAATAGCCATCATGTATTCACGAGGTGAAGTTCGGAAATCAATACTCTTCCAAGGATACTCTTCCCCTGTAGGCTGTTTTTTAGGGTAAGCCTGGCTTAAGACAAACTTAGGACTATCCCAGTTAGGAGGAGGATTGTATCCTACATCTGGAAACGATCCGGGCTGTATTTGTGTCAAACCCAGCAATTGTGTACACATTACAAATGTGATGACTGCAAAAAATATTACAAAAAACTTTATGCCTTTGATTGTAAACATTAAAACACCTAACCTTTATTAATTAGTTGCAAATTAATGCAGTTGACTAACTTTGGCTACTTGTGGTTTGCATTCTTCCAGATCAGCGTCAAAATAACTTGTTGCAAAGACAAGAGAGCGATTGTTCTGTTTTTGGGTTGGGTATAGAGGTTGGGCAGAGATTTGAATTCGTCAAAGCTGACATCAATGAATTCACCAACTTTTCTCTATCTTTCGACAGATATACTCTATTTCTTTAGATAGATGCGTGTCAAGGGGTACTCCCCCTTTTTTCATATGAATTAATATTAAGAATATTTAACAAACTATAAAGATTTGATACTTATTCGCAAACAATACTCTCAAAAACATTTTATGAGCGCTCAATCTATTTTTACTATCAGCTAACAAAAAAGCGGTCTTAATGACCGCTGACAAATTGATTGTATGACCGCTAAAACTACTGATCCTGATAAAGTTCTGTCGATTCTAGTACAGCCTGCTTTTTCGCTTTGGACAACCGATGAATCTGGCAATCAGAATCGACAGCAGCCCAAATCAAGTTAGGTGTCCATTGAGCAACGTCTACCTGATTTAGCTCCTCCTCAATGAGTTCTTCGATTGCTTCCTCATCCATTGTCATCCCAAGCAAATAAGACACAACCGTTTCAATGTAAGCAATTTTTTCACTCTCAGCATCATCATTCGTGCCTCTTCTAATGTTTCTAGTAACTGTTTTTGAGCAGTAAGGCGATCGCTTAAACCAGCATCATCTTGAGCGGTGTAAACGCCCTTAAGTGCCGTGAATGCGCTTGCATAGATACCTTTCACCGCAAACCACTCGGCCTTGAGGCGAGATCCTTGCAAATCCGGCAATATAGGCTGAAAAGCCTTGCCAGCTCTAGGTTTCAAAGATTTCAGGAGTGATTGGAATGGCCCCTTCAAAAGGTTGGGGAATATTTTGTAAATTCACCACATAATCGATCGCTCTGCATGAGCATTCTGGCAGCCCGAAAAAAATACTCTTCCACTTCACTTGTATTGTACAAAAGTGCGGTAGCACTGCATTCAATCAAACGGGAGCCTCCCTGTACTGCAACTCAAGAAGAGAAAACGGCTACCGCCTTTGTCCGATAGATTGATATCCAATGAATTATTAAATAAGTCTTAAGTGTACCGGAACAGAAAAAAACCTCAAAATTAACTTTTTAGGACTGAGTTTTCATGATTTTTTTTGCATAAATTTGCATAAATTTGAGTTCTTGTGAGTTTTCATGAGTAAAACTATGCAAGCTCAGCTTGAATTATTAGCTGAAGTCGAGGCAGTATTTGCAGCAAAACACTCAAATTTATGCAAATTTATGCAAATTTATGCCTGCTTGGAAAGTAAGGAAAAGAGCAGGGATGAGCGGTAGCAAGCAATGTTTTTGTGATCACAAATTGGCTTTAAAACAGCAAGGCTGGTGTGTTCAGGCTATCAAACTAATGTCTGTGGATACGCTTCTGAATGAGATTTGAGGTCGCGATCGCTAAAATCTACCCAATGAGCAATTCTCCCACACCGTAAACTACGCTACGTTGCACAGGTAAAGTACATTGCCTTCGTAACATGAATACCGACCCTCAACCCAAACCACTTTTTTCTGAAACGAATCAGAATACACCAGAAATAGGGGGAGGGTTGCCCGTCATTGAATACTGGGCAGAGCATACGTTATCACCAGAAGGGCCCCCGCTGTGGAAAACTTTATTCCACCACAGTGCTTGCCTGTCATGTTCCTGGGGCACTGGCGGACAAAAGGGAGGGTTTACGAACGAAGAAGGCGAAAAACTGCAACGCTGCATGAAAAGCGTTGAGGCAATTTCAGCCGAGATTAAACCGGCCATTCGAGAAGAATTCTTCGATACTCACTCGATCGCCCAATTACAACGGTTAACTTCTATGGAAGCGGATCGCCTGGGACGGTGGAGTTTTCCAGTGATTCATCGAGCAGGTAGCGATCGCTACGAGCGGATTTCCTGGGAGGAAATCTATGCAATTGCTACGGCTGCGTTCCAAAAACCACCAGAACGAGTCGCCTCTTACAGTTCTGGGCGTGGCTCCAACGAAGCTGCGTTTCTGCTCCAATTGATGTTGCGAACATTGGGATCAAATAACTTGGCGGATTGTTCGGATCTATGCCATGCACCTTCCACCACCGCACTGAAGGAGATGTTTGGTACTAATACCTCGATTGTTAGTCTGGAGAGCCTGAAGCAGGCAGATTGTGTTGTATTAGCGGGAGCCAATTCCTCCTATAATCATCCTCGTTTAATGAATGAGTTGATTAAACTGCGCGATCGCGGCGGCAGGGTGATTGTAATTAATCCCGTGATGGAAATTGGCTTGGTCAAATTTGGCTCTCCCGCCTTCCCCATTAAATCTCTGATTCCCGGTTCAGACATTGCTTCGCTCTATCTTCAGCCGATTCCTGGTAGTGATGTTGCATTATTTGTCGGCATTCAGAAAGCACTGATGGAACAGGGGTATGTAGATCGGGCTTTCCTGCAAGCGCACACTGAAGGCTGGCAAGCTGTATTGGAACAAGCGCGATCGCTCGACTGGGACACCCTGACTGCAACTTGCGGCGTTTCCCAATCGGAAATTGAAACCGCTGCCCAGATAATTGGCACATCTAAAAGGGTTGTCTTTGGATGGGCGATGGGCATTACGCAACACACCAATGGGGTTGATAACGTTTACAGCATTGCCAATACCGCCCTAATCAGTGGACAGATCGCCAAAATGGGAGCCGGAGTGATGCCAGTGCGGGGACATTCCAACGTGCAGGGCTTTGGCTCGATGGGTGTGACGGTGAAGCTCAAAGAAGAGATCAAGCTAGCATTAGAGCAGTTGTTGGGGCGATCGCTCAATTTACCGAAAGGCTACCACACCCGTGACCTGATCGAAGCGGCAGTTGCCGGGAAAGTCGATAGTTTGCTCTGTGTGGGTGGCAATCTCTATAGTGCCAATCCCGATTCAGCACAGGCGAAACGAGCGTTGGGCAATATTGACACCATTATCTATCTCGCGACCAAACCCAACATTGGACACTTTAATGGACTGGCAAAAACCAATACGATCGTCATTCCCGTCCTCAATCGATTTGAAAACCCACACAAAACGACGGTGGAATCGGGTAATAACTTTGTGCGGCTCAATGATGAAGGCACAACCCACTTGAAAGATGCCGATTTGATTTCAGAAGTTGAATTTCTGACAGAATTGGCTCATCGGTTGCTAGGTGAGTATCCCGTCGAGTGGCGCAAACTACAGGATACTCGCTACGTGCGGCAGTTGATTGCCAGAACTATTCCTGGTTACGAAAAGATTGGGGCGATCGATGATACGAAAGAAGAGTTTACTATCTCTGGACGCATTGTCACCGAACCCCACTTCAAAACGCCATCGGGCAAGGCGAAAATGTTTACGACTCCGTTGCCAACACTGACTTTACCAGATGTTAGCGAGTTTGGTATGGAAGAACCTGCCAATAGTCTGGTTCTAGCATTGATGACCGGACGCAGCTATTCTCAACACAATACGGTGGTTTACAAAATTGGTGACAAGTATCGAGGGATGCCGCACCGTCACTGCATTTTAATGAATCGTCTGGATGCCGAGAAAATTGGGTTAGCAGAACACGATCGCGTTACTGTACAGGGTGATGCTGACAAACTCGACAATATCGAAGTGATTTACGGTGCTGTGCGGTCAGGTGCAGCGTTGATGTTCTATCCCGAAGTGAATGTCATTTTTAAGGCAAAAACAGAAACACGCTCTGGTACGCCTGCTTACAAACGGGTACCTGTGCTGGTTTATCACAAGGAGCGATCGCCCAAAACAGCCCAATTGTGAAATTAAAGTCGTCTATTCTTCACTTGTATAAAAACGAGGGATGGACGGTAGCAAGCGTTGCAGCTAAGTTTCTGAAGTGCGCGCAAGCAATTGCTGTACTCGCTACATGGCAATTACCTTCAACTCAGCCTTGCGGGAAATTAAAGTCACCACATCTGGTTTATTCGCTATTCGGAAATTATGTCTGGTCTGAAAGAGAGGGTATTGTCAGAGGCCAAGCGATCGCACCCATGTACCATGAGCGTCCCTCAAGCTGCCAAGAACGATCCAGAACTCTACGCCAAGCTGGAGCTTGATTGACGCACTGAGAGTAGGTCGAGTGCGGGAGCAACGTTTGGCAGAAGGCGAACTTAAAAACAGGCTCCTCACTGTATGAACCCGCAGATATCTATGCTGGAAACAGTCGTACCCAATGTAATAGAACACCAACAGGCTTGGTGGATGGCTGCAAGAGCAACGGTCACGCACAAGCCAACTGAACTACAACTCTTGCTATAAAGCGGCTACCGCCCTTGTTCCGAAGATTGATACGAATAGCTGCATAGCGAATAACTGGGGGGCAATCTTTTAGGCAATCTTAACAGTCTATTCAATTAGTTCGGCTTACTCAAGACAGTCTATTCAATTAGTTCGGCTTGCTCAAGACAGTCTATTCGATTAGTTCGGCTTACTCAAGACAGTCTATTCAATTAGTTCGGTTTGCTCAAAACAACCTATTCGATTAATTCGGCTTACTCAAGATTGAGAGCAAATTATCAATCTTGAGCCTGTTTTGAATCAATTGCAATTTCCATTGCTTCAATTCATAATTGCAGAGTTTGTTGTAAAAATCTTAAATAATTCTTAAGCGTACCAGGACGGGAAAAACCCTCAAAATTCACTTTTCTCAAGTGAGTTTTTTTGAGTTTTTCTGCATAAATTTGAGTTTTTTTGAATAAATTTGTGCAAGCGGCAAATTGAAGTGTTCGCTGTTTTTGGCTTAATTAGCAACAAAAAACTCATAAAAACTCAAATTTATGCAAATTTATGCAAATTTATGCAAGGTAGAAAGCTTGCACAAAAAGCAGAGATGGACGGTAGCAAGCAATGTTTTTGTGATCACAAATCGTACTTTAAAGTGCAGAAATAAAAATAATGCACCCTCATGAATGCGGAAGCCTAACCGCAAGGTCAGGTTTAATACTTTTTTAAGCTTTAATGACAATTGTAACTGTTTGTACTACAAGTTAACTGAATATTGTCTCAACACAATAATGCTCCGTTTTTTCGCATAAAGCGATCGCACAGTCGGCTCCAATTGCACAAAAATTATCATTCTGACCCCGGCATAGATAATGTATGCTCGCACCATCGGCTCGCGCAACATTGGGCGGTAGGACAGTTGTTGCCCTACCCATAGATCATCTCAACTTGGGACAGTGCGGTGAGTGTACTGACTTCAAACAGAGCTGCTACGAATCGACTTCCCGCGATCGCAAACAACCACGATCAAGTTTGACGCGCTGTGCTTGACTTCAGCTTGTACAAGCCTTGCCATGACAAAATACGTTCCTTTGCGTAAGTCCTGATAAATTTAGATGCCTATCGACGGGCTTGAGCCTCGCGCATAGAACCCACCACTACCACCAGCTTTTTGCTCGCTTGTGACTACCATCGCCGGAGCCAGAGGGCAAGCGATCGCACCTCCATGAACAATTTATACAATTAAAGGAAATTATCGTAGTCAATCTCTACTTTAATAAATCCTAATAGCCCTCTCCAATTGGGGGGGATAAAATCACCCACAATAGCGGTGTTCAATTACAGTTGTTAACTTATATATTTACAAACAGTGATTACCGATTAAAAGCTATGAAAAATTTACCGAAAGTCAGACCCAAAGAACGGCTATCAAACCATATCCACATCCGCTTGACTGACTCCGATTACAGCGAAATTCAAACACTAGCTCACCAAGTAAACTTGAGTATGAGCGACTTCATGCGTCGTGCAGCTTTGAGGAGAACTATGCCACACCCTCTATCTGTATTTGATTTGAAAGCCTATCAAGTTTTATGCCAAATTAATGCTCAACTTAAAATTGCCGGAAACAACCTCAATCAGATGAAAAAAGCTTGCAATAGTGCTCTGGTATTGGGAGAACCCGTTATTGTTAATAGAGGACTCTTAGAAAATGTACAGCAACTTATTCGAGAGAACCAAACTGCAATTAAAACAATAGTTGCCAACCTCACCAAATCTACAGTCCGCTAATTCTTAATAAGCCTCAGCAATTGATGTAATAAATCTACTGTGAAACGGCTATGATTGGCAAACAAATCAAAGGTACAGGCTTTCGTGGCTGTCTGAACTATGTGCTCGGCAAAAAAGATGCCGATTTAATTGGTGGTACTATGTGTGGACAAACACCTGAAGAACTTGCTGCTGAATTTGCAATTGCCAGACCACTAAGACCTAACCTGAAAGTAGCAGTATTTCACGCCACTTTATCAGTCGCAAGCACTCAGAAACTAGAAGATTCTGTAAAAAATGAGCAGCGTTGGCTGGCAATCGCAGCCGACTACATGAAAGCAATGGAATTT from Kamptonema formosum PCC 6407 includes the following:
- a CDS encoding FdhF/YdeP family oxidoreductase, whose product is MNTDPQPKPLFSETNQNTPEIGGGLPVIEYWAEHTLSPEGPPLWKTLFHHSACLSCSWGTGGQKGGFTNEEGEKLQRCMKSVEAISAEIKPAIREEFFDTHSIAQLQRLTSMEADRLGRWSFPVIHRAGSDRYERISWEEIYAIATAAFQKPPERVASYSSGRGSNEAAFLLQLMLRTLGSNNLADCSDLCHAPSTTALKEMFGTNTSIVSLESLKQADCVVLAGANSSYNHPRLMNELIKLRDRGGRVIVINPVMEIGLVKFGSPAFPIKSLIPGSDIASLYLQPIPGSDVALFVGIQKALMEQGYVDRAFLQAHTEGWQAVLEQARSLDWDTLTATCGVSQSEIETAAQIIGTSKRVVFGWAMGITQHTNGVDNVYSIANTALISGQIAKMGAGVMPVRGHSNVQGFGSMGVTVKLKEEIKLALEQLLGRSLNLPKGYHTRDLIEAAVAGKVDSLLCVGGNLYSANPDSAQAKRALGNIDTIIYLATKPNIGHFNGLAKTNTIVIPVLNRFENPHKTTVESGNNFVRLNDEGTTHLKDADLISEVEFLTELAHRLLGEYPVEWRKLQDTRYVRQLIARTIPGYEKIGAIDDTKEEFTISGRIVTEPHFKTPSGKAKMFTTPLPTLTLPDVSEFGMEEPANSLVLALMTGRSYSQHNTVVYKIGDKYRGMPHRHCILMNRLDAEKIGLAEHDRVTVQGDADKLDNIEVIYGAVRSGAALMFYPEVNVIFKAKTETRSGTPAYKRVPVLVYHKERSPKTAQL
- a CDS encoding plasmid mobilization protein gives rise to the protein MKNLPKVRPKERLSNHIHIRLTDSDYSEIQTLAHQVNLSMSDFMRRAALRRTMPHPLSVFDLKAYQVLCQINAQLKIAGNNLNQMKKACNSALVLGEPVIVNRGLLENVQQLIRENQTAIKTIVANLTKSTVR